The following DNA comes from Chrysiogenes arsenatis DSM 11915.
ATATGCCCACCGACGTACGCACAATTCTCCAAAACCTCCGCCAAGGAAGTGTGAATCATCTTTCGTCGTTTCACCGCCTTGCCGAGCGCGTTGCAATACTCCCAAATTAACGTACCCGAACATTCAGAACAAAAAAACAATCGCCATGTTGCATCGATTGCAGCATGGCGATTGTTTTATGATCGCACTACCATTTCACACCTTTTTTACTTTTCAGTCAGATGAGTGTGATATATATTCCACGGCTTTGAACGACATGCTTTACCGAAAGGATTGCCCATGAGTACGGTACTGATTATCGGCGCTGGCGGCGTAGGCCGCGTGGTCGCACATAAGTGCGCGATGAATTCTGACGTGTTTACCCGCATAGTTCTTGCGAGCCGCACCCTGTCGAAATGCGAGCAAATCCGCGACGAAATCACCGCTGCGAAGCTAGAAGTCGCTGCTGTCGACGCTGATAATGTCCCAGAACTGGTCGCGCTGATCCGTAACGTTCAACCGAAACTCGTCATCAACGTGGCACTTCCCTATCAGGATCTCACCATCATGGATGCCTGCCTAGAAACCGGCGTGGACTACCTTGACACCGCCAACTACGAGCCCATCGACGAAGCCAAGTTCGAATACAAGTGGCAATGGGACTATCAGGATCGCTTCAAAGAAAAAGGACTGATGGCGCTGCTCGGCTCCGGTTTTGACCCCGGCGTGACCAACGTTTTCTGCGCCTACGCCCAGCAATACCTATTCGACGAAATTCACTACGTCGACATTCTGGATGCTAACGGCGGCGACCACGGCTACCCATTCGCCACAAACTTCAACCCTGAAATCAACATCCGCGAAGTGACCGCCAAAGGGCGCTATTGGGAAGAAGGGGAATGGAAAGAAACCGAACCCCTTTCCGAACATTTCGAATTCAACTTTCAACAAATCGGCCCGAAAGAGTGCTACCTGATGTACCACGAAGAGCTAGAATCGCTCGCCAAAAACATCAAAGGACTCAAGCGGATCCGCTTCTATATGACGTTCTCGCAAAACTACCTCACCCACCTGCGCGTACTGGAAAACGTCGGCATGACTCGCATTGACCCCGTGCTCTACAACGGCGTGGAAATCGTGCCGCTACAATTCCTGAAAGCCGTATTGCCCAATCCCGGCGACCTCGGCATCCGCACCAAAGGGAAAACCAACATCGGCTGCATCATCACCGGCATTGGCAAAGACGGCAAACCAAAGAAAATCCACATCTACAACGTCTGCGACCACGAAGAGTGCTACCGCGAAGTGATGTCACAGGCCATTTCGTACACCACCGGCGTTCCCGCTATGATCGGCGCAATGTGCATCCTGAAAAAAGAGTGGCACCGCCCCGGCGTGTGGAATATGGAAGAGTTCGACGCCATGCCGTTTATGAACTACCTCAATCA
Coding sequences within:
- a CDS encoding saccharopine dehydrogenase family protein — its product is MSTVLIIGAGGVGRVVAHKCAMNSDVFTRIVLASRTLSKCEQIRDEITAAKLEVAAVDADNVPELVALIRNVQPKLVINVALPYQDLTIMDACLETGVDYLDTANYEPIDEAKFEYKWQWDYQDRFKEKGLMALLGSGFDPGVTNVFCAYAQQYLFDEIHYVDILDANGGDHGYPFATNFNPEINIREVTAKGRYWEEGEWKETEPLSEHFEFNFQQIGPKECYLMYHEELESLAKNIKGLKRIRFYMTFSQNYLTHLRVLENVGMTRIDPVLYNGVEIVPLQFLKAVLPNPGDLGIRTKGKTNIGCIITGIGKDGKPKKIHIYNVCDHEECYREVMSQAISYTTGVPAMIGAMCILKKEWHRPGVWNMEEFDAMPFMNYLNQHGLPWQVEELEV